In Haloarcula salinisoli, a genomic segment contains:
- a CDS encoding NUDIX hydrolase — translation MTANSRITGAVSASAVQMGGTGENDRDIPSDGRGAARVRTGVKALVSSSEKVLLLREHHCDGRAFWTLPGGGVHRGEKPERALHRELTEELQCGAVVGTAIDWYAYAHASTPDLLSVYTVYDCAVVERPAPNATEGIDQCRWVRPDSLPPRTLSQVRSVVSGAHAPPR, via the coding sequence ATGACCGCTAATTCACGAATCACGGGCGCCGTTTCGGCGTCTGCCGTACAGATGGGAGGGACCGGTGAGAACGACCGAGACATACCCAGCGACGGTCGGGGCGCGGCGAGAGTACGAACGGGTGTGAAGGCGCTCGTGTCGAGTTCGGAGAAGGTGTTGCTCCTTCGTGAACACCACTGTGATGGACGGGCGTTCTGGACACTTCCCGGTGGTGGCGTCCATCGCGGCGAGAAACCAGAGCGGGCACTGCACCGAGAGCTCACCGAGGAGTTACAGTGTGGCGCGGTTGTCGGGACCGCTATCGACTGGTACGCGTACGCACACGCTTCCACGCCAGACCTGCTGTCGGTGTACACCGTGTACGACTGCGCGGTCGTCGAACGGCCGGCTCCGAACGCGACGGAGGGCATCGACCAGTGCCGGTGGGTGCGACCGGACTCGCTCCCGCCACGGACGTTGTCACAGGTGCGCTCCGTTGTATCGGGCGCTCACGCACCACCCCGGTAG